One part of the Excalfactoria chinensis isolate bCotChi1 chromosome 8, bCotChi1.hap2, whole genome shotgun sequence genome encodes these proteins:
- the MYSM1 gene encoding deubiquitinase MYSM1 isoform X1, whose product MAAEEPEVDVEGDLAAAPGEAASEGHENTASSLLQDHYLDSSWRTDNSLPWTLDSSISEENRAVIEKMLLEEEYYLSNKSLSEKIWLSQKEAEKRSVKSPHKKTGKVMVRSPTKPGSNSLKWTSEEKELFEQGLVKFGRRWTKIAKLIGSRTVLQVKSYARQYFKNKAKNDGSEREEPSQCGGSLPPEDGIRVEAWSAGNLRGRADPNLNAVKIEKLSDDEEVDITDDMDELFSPAFQQDVGKSELSVISESPAEETKGAEHPNVGHSSAVSLLEEDPQNTKQPTVDTLLFQDVAATCSQHVNGDKSVNLDYQQCNDFIEKDGQGRTGASHGAWQTTDQELNEEQRDLADNGLLFHPTCQVDEDHQEEAEALKPPDQEVEIDRSIILEEEKQAIPEFFEGRQAKTPERYLKIRNYILDQWERCKPKYLNKTSVRPGLKNCGDVNCIGRIHTYLELIGAINFGCEQAVYNRPQPADKTRSKEGKDTVEAYQLAQRLQSMRTRRRRVRDPWGNWCDAKDLEGQTFEHLSAEELARRREEEKLKPAKSSKGSRQIKSSFDPFQLIPCCLFTEEKQEPFQVKVSSEALLIMDLHSHVSMAEVIGLLGGRYSEADKVVEVCAAEPCNSLSTGLQCEMDPVSQTQASETLAARGYSVIGWYHSHPAFDPNPSIRDIDTQAKYQSYFSRGGAMFIGMIVSPYNRNNPLPYSQITCLVISDEISSDGSYRLPYKFEVQQMSEEPQWELIFEKTRWIIEKYRFCHSSVPMDKIFHRDSDLTCLQKLLECMRKTLSKVTNCFIAEEFLTQIENLFLSMYKSEKKSNAEECKSECSSELEP is encoded by the exons ATATTACCTATCAAATAAATCGCTTTCTGAGAAAATATGGCTCAgtcaaaaggaagcagaaaaaagatCTGTGAAAAG cccacataagaaaactggaaaagtcAT GGTGCGATCTCCTACAAAACCAGGCAGCAACTCATTGAAGTggacatcagaagaaaaagaactgtttgAACAAGGACTG GTGAAATTTGGCCGACGCTGGACAAAAATTGCCAAGTTGATTGGGAGTCGTACTGTTCTACAAGTAAAGAGCTATGCCAGGCAGTACTTTAAGAACAAG GCAAAAAATGATGGTTCTGAAAGAGAAGAGCCAAGTCAGTGTGGTGGCAGCCTTCCCCCTGAGGATGGGATAAGGGTAGAAGCATGGTCAGCTGGAAACTTGAGAGGCCGTGCAGACCCTAACCTGAATGCAGTGAAAATTGAAAAGTTGTCAGATGATGAAGAAGTAGATATAACTGATGACATGGATGAActcttttctcctgctttccagCAAGATGTTGGAAAATCTGAATTATCTGTAATTTCAGAAAGTCcagctgaagaaacaaaaggagcAGAGCACCCAAATGTTGGACAtagttctgctgtttctttgctgGAAGAAGACCCTCAGAATACCAAGCAACCCACAGTGGACACGTTACTGTTTCAGGATGTTGCAGCAACATGTTCTCAGCACGTGAACGGTGATAAATCTGTGAACTTGGATTACCAGCAGTGCAATGATTTTATAGAGAAAGATGGACAGGGTAGAACAGGAGCATCTCATGGTGCTTGGCAAACAACTGACCAGGAGCTTAATGAGGAACAGAGAGACCTGGCTGATAATGGGCTGCTTTTTCATCCCACCTGCCAAGTGGATGAAGATCATCAAGAAGAAGCAGAGGCTCTTAAGCCACCTGATCAAGAAGTGGAGATTGATAGAAGCATCAttctggaagaagagaagcaaGCTATTCCTGAGTTCTTTGAAGGGCGCCAGGCCAAAACACCAGAGCGTTACTTGAAGATTAGGAATTACATTTTGGATCAGTG gGAGAGATGTAAACCCAAATACCTGAATAAGACCTCAGTACGTCCGGGCCTTAAGAACTGTGGGGATGTTAACTGTATTGGACGTATCCACACGTACTTGGAATTAATAGGAGCAATTAACTTTGGCtgtg AACAGGCTGTCTATAACAGACCACAACCAGCTGATAAAACACGGTCCAAGGAAGGCAAAGACACAGTGGAAGCCTATCAGCTTGCTCAGCGTTTGCAGTCTATG CGTACAAGAAGACGGCGAGTCCGAGACCCCTGGGGAAACTGGTGTGATGCAAAGGATTTGGAAGGGCAGACATTTGAG CATCTGTCTGCTGAAGAATTAgcaagaagaagagaagaagaaaaactgaagccTGCAAAATCTTCTAAAGGTTCAAGACAAATAAAAAG TTCCTTTGATCCCTTTCAGCTGATACCGTGCTGTTTattcactgaagaaaagcag GAACCTTTTCAGGTGAAAGTGTCTTCAGAAGCACTTTTAATAATGGATTTG caCTCGCACGTGTCTATGGCAGAAGTAATAGGGTTGCTAGGTGGAAGATACTCTGAAGCTGATAAAGTTGTAGAA GTTTGTGCAGCAGAGCCGTGCAATAGCCTCAGTACAGGACTGCAGTGTGAGATGGATCCTGTGTCTCAAACACAGGCCTCAGAAACACTTGCTGCCAGAGGATACAGTGTTATTGGGTGGTACCATTCCCACCCCGCGTTTGACCCCAACCCCTCCATACGAGATATTGACACTCAAGCAAAATATCAG agttATTTCTCCAGGGGTGGTGCCATGTTCATTGGAATGATTGTGAGTCCTTACAACCGAAATAATCCTCTCCCGTATTCTCAGATTACTTGCCTGGTGATCAGTGATGAGATCAGTTCTGATGGTTCCTACC GCCTGCCCTACAAATTTGAAGTACAGCAGATGTCGGAGGAACCTCAGTGGGaattaatatttgaaaaaaCAAGATGGATAATTGAAAAATACAGGTTCTGTCACAG CAGTGTCCCCATGGATAAAATTTTTCATAGAGATTCTGACCTGACTTGTTTGCAGAAG CTGTTGGAGTGCATGAGGAAGACTCTGAGCAAGGTAACAAACTGCTTCATTGCTGAAGAGTTCTTGACTCAAATAGAGAACTTATTCCTCTCCATGTACAAGAGTGAAAAGAAGAGCAATGCTGAAGAATGTAAGAGTGAATGTTCAAGTGAATTAGAACcttag
- the MYSM1 gene encoding deubiquitinase MYSM1 isoform X2, producing MAAEEPEVDVEGDLAAAPGEAASEGHENTASSLLQDHYLDSSWRTDNSLPWTLDSSISEENRAVIEKMLLEEEYYLSNKSLSEKIWLSQKEAEKRSVKSPHKKTGKVMVRSPTKPGSNSLKWTSEEKELFEQGLVKFGRRWTKIAKLIGSRTVLQVKSYARQYFKNKAKNDGSEREEPSQCGGSLPPEDGIRVEAWSAGNLRGRADPNLNAVKIEKLSDDEEVDITDDMDELFSPAFQQDVGKSELSVISESPAEETKGAEHPNVGHSSAVSLLEEDPQNTKQPTVDTLLFQDVAATCSQHVNGDKSVNLDYQQCNDFIEKDGQGRTGASHGAWQTTDQELNEEQRDLADNGLLFHPTCQVDEDHQEEAEALKPPDQEVEIDRSIILEEEKQAIPEFFEGRQAKTPERYLKIRNYILDQWERCKPKYLNKTSVRPGLKNCGDVNCIGRIHTYLELIGAINFGCEQAVYNRPQPADKTRSKEGKDTVEAYQLAQRLQSMRTRRRRVRDPWGNWCDAKDLEGQTFEHLSAEELARRREEEKLKPAKSSKGSRQIKSSFDPFQLIPCCLFTEEKQEPFQVKVSSEALLIMDLHSHVSMAEVIGLLGGRYSEADKVVEVCAAEPCNSLSTGLQCEMDPVSQTQASETLAARGYSVIGWYHSHPAFDPNPSIRDIDTQAKYQSYFSRGGAMFIGMIVSPYNRNNPLPYSQITCLVISDEISSDGSYRLPYKFEVQQMSEEPQWELIFEKTRWIIEKYRFCHSVPMDKIFHRDSDLTCLQKLLECMRKTLSKVTNCFIAEEFLTQIENLFLSMYKSEKKSNAEECKSECSSELEP from the exons ATATTACCTATCAAATAAATCGCTTTCTGAGAAAATATGGCTCAgtcaaaaggaagcagaaaaaagatCTGTGAAAAG cccacataagaaaactggaaaagtcAT GGTGCGATCTCCTACAAAACCAGGCAGCAACTCATTGAAGTggacatcagaagaaaaagaactgtttgAACAAGGACTG GTGAAATTTGGCCGACGCTGGACAAAAATTGCCAAGTTGATTGGGAGTCGTACTGTTCTACAAGTAAAGAGCTATGCCAGGCAGTACTTTAAGAACAAG GCAAAAAATGATGGTTCTGAAAGAGAAGAGCCAAGTCAGTGTGGTGGCAGCCTTCCCCCTGAGGATGGGATAAGGGTAGAAGCATGGTCAGCTGGAAACTTGAGAGGCCGTGCAGACCCTAACCTGAATGCAGTGAAAATTGAAAAGTTGTCAGATGATGAAGAAGTAGATATAACTGATGACATGGATGAActcttttctcctgctttccagCAAGATGTTGGAAAATCTGAATTATCTGTAATTTCAGAAAGTCcagctgaagaaacaaaaggagcAGAGCACCCAAATGTTGGACAtagttctgctgtttctttgctgGAAGAAGACCCTCAGAATACCAAGCAACCCACAGTGGACACGTTACTGTTTCAGGATGTTGCAGCAACATGTTCTCAGCACGTGAACGGTGATAAATCTGTGAACTTGGATTACCAGCAGTGCAATGATTTTATAGAGAAAGATGGACAGGGTAGAACAGGAGCATCTCATGGTGCTTGGCAAACAACTGACCAGGAGCTTAATGAGGAACAGAGAGACCTGGCTGATAATGGGCTGCTTTTTCATCCCACCTGCCAAGTGGATGAAGATCATCAAGAAGAAGCAGAGGCTCTTAAGCCACCTGATCAAGAAGTGGAGATTGATAGAAGCATCAttctggaagaagagaagcaaGCTATTCCTGAGTTCTTTGAAGGGCGCCAGGCCAAAACACCAGAGCGTTACTTGAAGATTAGGAATTACATTTTGGATCAGTG gGAGAGATGTAAACCCAAATACCTGAATAAGACCTCAGTACGTCCGGGCCTTAAGAACTGTGGGGATGTTAACTGTATTGGACGTATCCACACGTACTTGGAATTAATAGGAGCAATTAACTTTGGCtgtg AACAGGCTGTCTATAACAGACCACAACCAGCTGATAAAACACGGTCCAAGGAAGGCAAAGACACAGTGGAAGCCTATCAGCTTGCTCAGCGTTTGCAGTCTATG CGTACAAGAAGACGGCGAGTCCGAGACCCCTGGGGAAACTGGTGTGATGCAAAGGATTTGGAAGGGCAGACATTTGAG CATCTGTCTGCTGAAGAATTAgcaagaagaagagaagaagaaaaactgaagccTGCAAAATCTTCTAAAGGTTCAAGACAAATAAAAAG TTCCTTTGATCCCTTTCAGCTGATACCGTGCTGTTTattcactgaagaaaagcag GAACCTTTTCAGGTGAAAGTGTCTTCAGAAGCACTTTTAATAATGGATTTG caCTCGCACGTGTCTATGGCAGAAGTAATAGGGTTGCTAGGTGGAAGATACTCTGAAGCTGATAAAGTTGTAGAA GTTTGTGCAGCAGAGCCGTGCAATAGCCTCAGTACAGGACTGCAGTGTGAGATGGATCCTGTGTCTCAAACACAGGCCTCAGAAACACTTGCTGCCAGAGGATACAGTGTTATTGGGTGGTACCATTCCCACCCCGCGTTTGACCCCAACCCCTCCATACGAGATATTGACACTCAAGCAAAATATCAG agttATTTCTCCAGGGGTGGTGCCATGTTCATTGGAATGATTGTGAGTCCTTACAACCGAAATAATCCTCTCCCGTATTCTCAGATTACTTGCCTGGTGATCAGTGATGAGATCAGTTCTGATGGTTCCTACC GCCTGCCCTACAAATTTGAAGTACAGCAGATGTCGGAGGAACCTCAGTGGGaattaatatttgaaaaaaCAAGATGGATAATTGAAAAATACAGGTTCTGTCACAG TGTCCCCATGGATAAAATTTTTCATAGAGATTCTGACCTGACTTGTTTGCAGAAG CTGTTGGAGTGCATGAGGAAGACTCTGAGCAAGGTAACAAACTGCTTCATTGCTGAAGAGTTCTTGACTCAAATAGAGAACTTATTCCTCTCCATGTACAAGAGTGAAAAGAAGAGCAATGCTGAAGAATGTAAGAGTGAATGTTCAAGTGAATTAGAACcttag